One window of Arthrobacter oryzae genomic DNA carries:
- the nadB gene encoding L-aspartate oxidase: MTRPGTVSGGTGRRPLRRLVVVGSGIAGLYAALQAADAEGGGAAEVVLLSKGQLEHSNTFYAQGGISAVLEPGEAAPGDSVEAHIADTLAAGAGLNNPDAVRVLCTEAAQDIAGLRRFGVTFDANAQGGTSLGLEAAHSAPRILHAGGDATGARIARGLIAAVLERAVSGHLRLETGAFVTELTTADGRVTGVEYLQNGEPRNMPADGVLLATGGAGRIFARTSNPSVATADGLALAWRAGAAVSDLEFFQFHPTTMAMPETAGGPPPLLVSEAVRGEGALLLDADGRRFMPDYHPDAELAPRDVVSRSIALHLARTGAPADTPVYLDARGIEAANGSGFLARRFPTINAATKAAGYDWTAEPLPVSPAAHYWMGGVVTDLAGRTSVPGLYAAGEVACTGAQGANRLASNSLLEGLVFGRRAVESFLSPGPGWVSHDSTAPRAVSAAGGLPLTHASTALSRDFAGGAAPAAAPEGVVNSVPDPGAFSREALGRLMTGAAGVLRTGAELDAAAAQLAEWAGSMNPPEPGDPREHEDRNLLLAARLLVAAARSRTVSVGAHYRADTDPAPAPTHSMQRISS, from the coding sequence GTGACCAGGCCCGGTACGGTATCCGGCGGCACTGGCCGCCGGCCGCTCCGCCGCCTCGTGGTGGTGGGCAGCGGCATCGCGGGACTCTACGCAGCGCTCCAGGCGGCAGACGCGGAAGGGGGCGGCGCGGCTGAGGTTGTGCTGCTGAGCAAAGGGCAGCTGGAACACAGCAACACCTTCTACGCGCAGGGCGGCATATCCGCCGTGCTGGAACCCGGCGAGGCCGCCCCCGGCGACTCCGTGGAGGCCCATATCGCTGACACGCTGGCAGCCGGCGCGGGACTGAACAACCCCGACGCCGTTCGGGTCCTCTGCACGGAAGCAGCACAGGACATCGCCGGGCTGCGGCGCTTCGGAGTCACCTTCGACGCGAATGCCCAGGGGGGCACCTCGCTGGGGCTGGAAGCTGCCCACTCAGCGCCGCGCATCCTGCACGCCGGCGGGGACGCCACCGGCGCCCGGATTGCCCGCGGACTGATTGCCGCCGTCCTGGAACGGGCGGTGTCCGGCCACCTGCGCCTGGAAACCGGCGCATTTGTCACGGAACTGACGACGGCGGACGGCCGGGTGACCGGTGTGGAGTACCTGCAGAACGGCGAACCCCGGAACATGCCTGCCGACGGCGTGCTGCTCGCCACCGGCGGGGCGGGCAGGATTTTCGCCCGCACCAGCAATCCCTCGGTTGCCACTGCGGACGGCCTGGCGCTGGCCTGGCGCGCAGGCGCCGCGGTGAGCGATCTGGAGTTCTTCCAGTTCCACCCCACCACCATGGCCATGCCCGAAACGGCAGGCGGTCCGCCGCCCCTGCTGGTCTCCGAAGCCGTCCGCGGCGAAGGAGCACTGCTGCTCGATGCCGACGGCCGCCGCTTCATGCCGGACTACCATCCGGACGCCGAACTGGCACCGCGCGACGTCGTCTCCCGCAGCATCGCGCTGCACCTGGCCCGGACGGGGGCACCGGCAGACACCCCGGTGTACCTGGACGCCCGGGGGATTGAAGCGGCCAACGGCTCCGGCTTCCTGGCACGCCGCTTTCCCACCATCAATGCCGCCACGAAGGCGGCAGGCTACGACTGGACCGCGGAACCGCTTCCGGTGTCCCCGGCGGCCCACTACTGGATGGGCGGGGTGGTGACGGACCTGGCCGGACGGACTTCTGTGCCGGGACTCTACGCAGCCGGTGAGGTGGCCTGCACCGGGGCCCAGGGCGCCAACAGGCTGGCCAGCAACTCGCTGCTCGAAGGGCTGGTCTTCGGGCGGCGCGCCGTGGAGTCCTTCCTTTCACCCGGGCCGGGCTGGGTGTCGCACGACAGCACTGCTCCGCGTGCTGTCTCGGCCGCGGGCGGCCTCCCCTTGACGCACGCTTCCACAGCCCTGTCGCGCGACTTCGCCGGGGGAGCAGCCCCAGCAGCGGCGCCCGAAGGTGTTGTTAATTCTGTGCCTGATCCCGGGGCGTTTTCCCGCGAAGCCCTTGGGCGGTTGATGACCGGTGCCGCCGGGGTGTTGCGGACCGGGGCGGAACTTGATGCTGCTGCCGCCCAGCTGGCTGAGTGGGCCGGGTCCATGAATCCGCCTGAGCCTGGGGACCCGCGCGAGCACGAGGACCGCAATTTGTTGCTGGCAGCGCGGCTGCTCGTGGCGGCCGCCCGGAGCCGGACCGTATCCGTGGGCGCCCATTACCGGGCCGACACGGACCCGGCGCCAGCCCCAACCCATTCGATGCAAAGGATTTCCTCATGA
- the nadA gene encoding quinolinate synthase NadA, which translates to MSSVNTAIQLITREQAASSATAIAAGASTCSPALARGPWDYDLAEALAGVPAYGPGASSADIAPAATPRQGQLPEEYKKATDAELDVRIRAAKAALGDKAVILGHFYQRDEVIEYADFVGDSFQLANAALTKPDAEAIIFCGVHFMAETADILSNPGQAVILPNLAAGCSMADMADIDSVTECWEQLEELYGTEPDADGRVPVIPVTYMNSSAALKGFCGEHGGIVCTSSNAATVLEWAFQRGQRVLFFPDQHLGRNTAKAMGVPMEQMPMWNPRKDLGGNDEQTLLDSRVILWHGFCSVHKRFNVGQIEKARADFPGVNVIVHPECPMEVVDAADSAGSTDFIKKAIAAATEPTTFAIGTEINMVNRLAAEYPQHTIFCLDPVICPCSTMYRIHPGYLAWVLEALVNGEVLNRITVDDDVAAPARVALERMLAARP; encoded by the coding sequence ATGAGCAGCGTCAACACGGCAATCCAGTTGATCACTCGCGAACAGGCCGCCAGCAGTGCCACAGCCATCGCGGCAGGCGCTTCGACCTGCAGCCCGGCGCTGGCCCGCGGGCCCTGGGACTACGACCTCGCAGAGGCCCTCGCCGGTGTGCCCGCTTACGGTCCGGGCGCGTCCAGCGCAGATATCGCCCCTGCCGCCACCCCGCGCCAGGGCCAGCTGCCCGAGGAATACAAAAAGGCCACGGACGCCGAACTGGACGTCCGCATCCGGGCGGCCAAAGCTGCCCTCGGGGACAAAGCCGTCATCCTGGGACACTTCTACCAGCGCGACGAGGTCATTGAGTACGCCGATTTTGTGGGTGACTCGTTCCAGCTGGCCAATGCCGCACTGACCAAACCGGACGCCGAAGCCATCATCTTCTGCGGCGTGCACTTCATGGCGGAAACCGCGGACATCCTGTCCAACCCCGGCCAGGCCGTCATCCTGCCGAACCTCGCCGCCGGCTGCTCGATGGCGGACATGGCCGACATCGATTCCGTGACCGAATGCTGGGAGCAGCTGGAAGAGCTCTACGGCACAGAACCCGACGCCGACGGCCGGGTTCCGGTCATCCCCGTCACCTACATGAACTCTTCCGCAGCGCTCAAGGGCTTCTGCGGGGAGCATGGCGGCATCGTCTGCACATCCTCCAACGCCGCCACGGTCCTCGAGTGGGCCTTTCAGCGGGGCCAGCGGGTCCTGTTCTTCCCGGACCAGCACCTGGGCCGCAACACCGCCAAGGCCATGGGTGTGCCGATGGAGCAGATGCCCATGTGGAACCCGCGCAAGGACCTCGGCGGCAACGACGAACAGACCCTGCTCGATTCCCGCGTCATCCTCTGGCACGGCTTCTGCTCGGTGCACAAGCGCTTCAACGTGGGGCAGATCGAAAAGGCCCGCGCCGACTTCCCCGGCGTCAACGTGATCGTCCACCCCGAGTGCCCCATGGAGGTTGTGGACGCCGCAGACTCCGCCGGGTCCACCGACTTCATCAAGAAGGCCATCGCCGCCGCCACCGAGCCCACCACCTTTGCCATCGGCACGGAGATCAATATGGTCAACCGGCTGGCGGCAGAGTACCCGCAGCACACCATCTTCTGCCTGGACCCGGTGATCTGCCCCTGCTCCACCATGTACCGGATCCACCCCGGCTACCTCGCGTGGGTTCTGGAAGCGCTGGTCAACGGCGAAGTCCTCAACCGCATCACCGTGGACGACGACGTCGCTGCACCGGCACGGGTGGCCCTGGAGCGGATGCTGGCGGCGCGGCCGTGA
- a CDS encoding NUDIX hydrolase, with translation MYTSSFNVAERQSAPPSLAISTVIFALRPSEKTGRPTLWLPLVRRIREPFKDLWALPGGPLTHAESLQDAASRNLRETTGLAPNYLEQLYAFGGLHRSPTQRVVSIVYWALVQPTEAALADESENVKWFRADRLGDLAFDHNAIVDYALGRLRNKLAYGSVAYHLLGEYFTLAQVREVYEAVLDRELDPANFRRQLKSTPEIEETGEYLQGGKHRPPRLYRFTGRPGLDPDNRSTP, from the coding sequence GTGTACACGAGCTCTTTCAACGTTGCCGAGCGGCAGTCCGCACCGCCGTCGCTCGCTATTTCCACGGTGATCTTCGCCCTCCGCCCCAGCGAGAAGACCGGGCGGCCCACGCTCTGGCTCCCGCTGGTGCGACGGATCCGGGAGCCCTTCAAGGACCTGTGGGCGCTGCCCGGAGGCCCGCTGACCCACGCTGAATCCCTGCAGGACGCCGCATCGCGGAACCTGCGGGAAACCACCGGACTGGCGCCAAACTACCTGGAGCAGCTGTACGCCTTCGGCGGCCTGCACCGCTCTCCGACGCAGCGCGTGGTGTCCATCGTGTACTGGGCGCTGGTCCAGCCCACGGAAGCCGCGCTCGCCGACGAGTCCGAAAACGTCAAGTGGTTCCGGGCCGACCGCCTGGGAGACCTGGCCTTCGACCACAATGCCATCGTGGACTACGCCCTCGGGCGCCTGCGGAACAAGCTGGCCTACGGTTCGGTGGCCTACCACCTGCTGGGGGAGTACTTCACCCTGGCCCAGGTCCGGGAGGTCTACGAAGCCGTCCTTGACCGCGAGCTGGATCCGGCGAACTTCCGCCGCCAGCTCAAGTCCACGCCGGAAATCGAAGAAACCGGCGAATACCTGCAGGGCGGAAAACACCGCCCTCCCCGCCTCTACCGCTTTACCGGCCGCCCCGGCCTTGACCCAGATAACAGGAGCACACCATGA
- a CDS encoding Lrp/AsnC family transcriptional regulator, producing MNVDAMDAKIVRFFTDSPRASVLEASRVLKIARATVQSRLDRMADAGVIGSWVPQPDPSRFGYPVVAFCSLTINQDLGHDAVVEALARIPELIEIHTVSGSSDLMARIAARSNPDLQRVLDAMIATKTVLRSSSVIVLNTHFQGRTLPLLEAAAGM from the coding sequence ATGAATGTGGACGCAATGGACGCCAAAATTGTCCGATTCTTTACCGATTCACCCAGGGCCTCGGTGCTCGAAGCCTCGCGGGTCCTGAAGATCGCCCGTGCCACGGTGCAGTCGCGGCTCGACCGGATGGCGGACGCCGGCGTGATCGGTTCATGGGTTCCGCAGCCGGACCCCTCCCGCTTCGGCTACCCCGTGGTGGCGTTCTGCTCGCTCACCATCAACCAGGACCTGGGCCACGACGCGGTGGTGGAGGCGCTGGCCCGCATCCCTGAACTGATCGAGATCCACACGGTTTCCGGAAGTTCAGACCTCATGGCCCGGATCGCGGCACGGTCCAACCCGGACCTGCAGCGGGTCCTGGACGCCATGATCGCCACGAAGACCGTGCTGAGGTCCTCGTCCGTGATCGTCCTCAACACCCACTTCCAGGGGCGTACGCTGCCGTTGCTCGAGGCCGCCGCCGGAATGTGA
- a CDS encoding amino acid permease, producing the protein MTMKSTAERPSTSLGHSMKPRQLTMMGLGSAIGAGLFLGSGAGVQAAGPAVLISYLVAGTLIILVMWALGEMAAANPNSGAFSVYAEKAMGRTAGATVGWLWWLQLVVVIAAEALGAAGLLFTVWPVVPVWVMALVFMALFTAINLAGVNNFGEFEFWFAILKVAAILMFLGIGTALLLGLLPDVASPGLGNITNDFAPAGLGGIATALFVVIFAFGGTEIVSVAAAETENPRHSVGQAIRTVLWRILVFYIGSVFVIAAVLPATSESLASPFAGVLDAARIPGAGTAITLVAVIALLSALNANLYGASRMIYSLAGRGEAPGFLSRLNKARVPVVAVGVSVAFGFLAAVLELLFPEQILPALFQLVGSTCLMVWGSALVSQLILRRRADREGTELPLRMKGFPGLTIFGLVLLALIFAVGFSSAESSRQLVSTIILVAAIAAACRIGAKVSASRQDRAAR; encoded by the coding sequence ATGACGATGAAGTCCACCGCAGAGCGCCCATCCACTTCGCTCGGCCACAGCATGAAACCCCGCCAGCTCACCATGATGGGGCTGGGAAGCGCCATCGGGGCCGGACTCTTCCTCGGCTCGGGAGCGGGCGTCCAGGCCGCCGGACCCGCCGTCCTGATCTCCTACCTCGTGGCCGGCACCCTCATCATCCTGGTGATGTGGGCGCTGGGCGAGATGGCCGCCGCCAATCCGAACAGCGGCGCGTTCTCCGTCTACGCGGAGAAGGCAATGGGCAGGACTGCGGGCGCCACAGTGGGGTGGTTGTGGTGGCTGCAACTGGTAGTGGTGATTGCGGCGGAGGCCCTCGGCGCGGCCGGCCTTCTGTTCACGGTCTGGCCGGTAGTGCCCGTCTGGGTCATGGCACTGGTGTTCATGGCCCTCTTCACCGCCATCAACCTGGCGGGCGTCAACAACTTCGGCGAATTCGAGTTCTGGTTCGCCATCCTCAAGGTGGCCGCAATCCTGATGTTCCTGGGCATCGGCACAGCCCTGCTCCTTGGCCTGCTGCCTGACGTAGCAAGCCCGGGCCTGGGCAACATCACCAACGACTTCGCCCCGGCAGGCCTCGGCGGAATCGCCACCGCGCTCTTCGTGGTCATCTTCGCCTTTGGCGGCACCGAGATCGTCAGCGTTGCCGCCGCCGAGACCGAGAACCCCCGCCACAGCGTGGGCCAGGCCATCCGCACGGTGCTGTGGCGGATCCTGGTGTTCTACATCGGCTCCGTCTTTGTCATTGCCGCCGTCCTGCCTGCGACCTCCGAATCCCTGGCCTCGCCGTTCGCCGGCGTCCTTGACGCCGCCCGGATCCCGGGAGCGGGCACCGCCATCACCCTGGTGGCCGTCATTGCGCTGCTGTCCGCCCTCAACGCAAACCTGTACGGCGCCTCCCGCATGATCTACTCCCTGGCCGGACGCGGCGAAGCACCGGGCTTCCTGTCGAGGCTGAACAAGGCCAGGGTGCCCGTGGTTGCCGTAGGAGTGTCAGTTGCCTTCGGCTTCCTGGCCGCCGTCCTGGAGCTCCTGTTCCCTGAACAGATCCTGCCGGCACTCTTCCAGCTGGTGGGCTCAACCTGCCTCATGGTGTGGGGCTCCGCCCTGGTCTCCCAGCTGATCCTGCGCCGCAGGGCGGACCGCGAGGGCACCGAGCTTCCGCTGCGGATGAAGGGTTTCCCGGGCCTGACAATCTTCGGGCTGGTCCTCCTGGCGCTGATCTTCGCCGTGGGCTTCAGCAGTGCCGAGAGCAGCCGCCAGCTGGTGAGCACCATCATCCTTGTCGCCGCCATTGCCGCGGCCTGCAGGATCGGCGCCAAGGTGTCGGCGTCACGCCAGGACAGGGCGGCGAGGTAG
- a CDS encoding thiamine pyrophosphate-dependent enzyme: MAAVRHLDTSAIAWQRQGLIPGYAPELGQEAAQVGSGYAVDTTRDFVFPTYREMGVARAMGVDMVAYMSTHKATWHGGLYNPLESRLAPIQAVVGGSVLHAVGWAHGQTLAGNADGRLGVAMTYFGDGASSQGDIHEAMNFAAVMKAPVVFFVQNNGWAISVPTEHQVAGGSVAARAAGYGIPAQRIDGNDVVAVVEATRHAFAHARAGNGPALIEAMTYRRGPHSTSDDPGRYRSLNEERDDAGEDPLERFRKRLLADGVADEAFFAEALAAAKAEEELLRAGVQELGSRPGNEMFDLVFQETTPALQAQAANWREESEHV, from the coding sequence ATGGCGGCCGTCCGGCATCTGGACACCTCAGCCATCGCCTGGCAGCGCCAGGGGCTCATCCCGGGCTACGCCCCGGAACTTGGCCAGGAGGCCGCCCAGGTGGGCAGCGGCTACGCCGTGGACACCACCCGCGACTTCGTCTTCCCCACCTACCGCGAAATGGGCGTGGCCCGGGCCATGGGAGTGGACATGGTGGCGTACATGTCCACCCACAAGGCCACCTGGCACGGCGGACTCTACAACCCGCTGGAGTCCCGGCTGGCTCCGATCCAGGCCGTGGTTGGCGGGTCGGTGCTCCACGCCGTGGGCTGGGCCCACGGGCAGACGCTGGCCGGCAACGCCGACGGCAGGCTCGGCGTGGCCATGACGTACTTCGGCGACGGCGCGTCGTCCCAGGGCGATATCCATGAGGCCATGAACTTCGCGGCCGTCATGAAGGCTCCCGTCGTCTTCTTCGTACAGAACAACGGCTGGGCCATCTCGGTCCCCACGGAGCACCAGGTGGCCGGCGGATCCGTGGCGGCCCGCGCCGCCGGCTACGGCATCCCGGCCCAGCGGATTGACGGGAACGACGTCGTTGCCGTGGTCGAGGCGACCCGGCACGCGTTCGCGCACGCCCGCGCCGGCAACGGCCCGGCACTCATCGAGGCCATGACCTACCGCCGCGGCCCGCACTCCACCTCAGACGATCCGGGCCGGTACCGCTCGCTCAACGAAGAGCGCGACGACGCCGGGGAAGACCCTCTGGAGCGGTTCCGGAAGCGGCTGCTCGCCGACGGGGTCGCCGACGAGGCCTTCTTTGCCGAAGCCCTGGCAGCTGCCAAGGCTGAAGAAGAACTCCTCCGCGCCGGTGTCCAGGAACTCGGGTCCCGGCCCGGCAACGAAATGTTCGACCTGGTCTTCCAGGAAACCACCCCTGCGCTGCAGGCCCAGGCCGCTAACTGGCGCGAGGAGTCCGAACATGTCTAA
- a CDS encoding alpha-ketoacid dehydrogenase subunit beta codes for MSNATLESGADMADGTARHGVEQLSMQQALNRALDEVLAEHPKTLVFGEDCGRLGGVFRVTDGLQAKHGSGRVFDTPLAESGILGMSVGLAMAGFHPIPEVQFDGFAYPAINQIVCQIARMNYRSRGTLPMPITLRVPSFGGIRAPEHHGESLEALFAHVPGLKVVSPSNPHEAYHLFKYAATRPDPVIFMEPKSRYWQKGEVDLANAEAGGGSPTDAKVMREGRHLTLVAWGAMVARCLQVAGLAAEDGIDVEVLDLRWLKPIDEAALAASVRKTRRAVVVHEAPLTSGLGAEVAQLITQACFDTLKAPVERITGFDVPYPSGDLEDEYIPNVDRILFGIQRVLEYRRG; via the coding sequence ATGTCTAATGCAACCCTTGAGAGCGGGGCCGACATGGCCGACGGAACTGCACGCCACGGCGTTGAACAGCTTTCCATGCAGCAGGCACTCAACCGTGCCCTCGATGAGGTACTGGCTGAACACCCGAAAACGCTGGTCTTCGGTGAGGACTGCGGACGGCTGGGCGGCGTGTTCCGCGTTACGGACGGCCTCCAGGCGAAGCACGGCAGCGGCCGGGTGTTTGACACACCGCTGGCCGAGTCAGGAATCCTGGGTATGTCCGTGGGCCTGGCGATGGCCGGCTTCCACCCCATCCCGGAGGTCCAGTTCGACGGCTTCGCCTACCCGGCGATCAACCAGATCGTCTGCCAGATCGCACGGATGAACTACCGCAGCCGCGGCACCCTGCCGATGCCCATCACGCTGCGGGTTCCCAGCTTCGGCGGCATCCGAGCCCCCGAACACCACGGCGAAAGCCTGGAGGCGCTCTTCGCGCACGTCCCGGGACTCAAGGTGGTCTCGCCGTCGAACCCGCACGAGGCCTACCACCTGTTCAAGTACGCAGCCACGCGGCCGGACCCGGTGATCTTCATGGAGCCGAAGTCGCGGTACTGGCAAAAGGGCGAGGTGGACCTCGCCAATGCCGAGGCCGGCGGCGGCTCCCCCACCGACGCGAAGGTCATGCGTGAAGGCCGCCACCTGACGCTCGTGGCATGGGGGGCGATGGTGGCGCGGTGCCTGCAGGTGGCAGGGCTCGCCGCCGAGGACGGAATCGACGTCGAAGTCCTGGACCTTCGCTGGCTCAAGCCGATCGATGAAGCCGCCCTGGCGGCGTCCGTGCGGAAGACGCGGCGTGCCGTCGTCGTCCATGAGGCGCCACTGACCTCGGGCCTCGGCGCAGAGGTGGCCCAACTGATCACCCAGGCCTGCTTCGACACCCTCAAGGCTCCCGTGGAGCGAATCACCGGCTTCGACGTCCCGTATCCATCCGGGGACCTTGAAGACGAATACATCCCGAACGTTGACCGGATCCTCTTTGGCATCCAGCGAGTATTGGAGTACCGCCGTGGCTGA
- a CDS encoding biotin/lipoyl-containing protein — translation MAEISFPLPDLGEGLIEATVLEWLVSPGDQVERNQPLVEVETTKSAVELPSPQAGKVVRIHGGPGDKINVGEPLIVFEVPDNTAGIVGTVPKEEAPKRRVRLSAVLDED, via the coding sequence GTGGCTGAAATTTCCTTCCCGCTTCCCGACCTCGGCGAGGGCCTCATCGAGGCAACCGTGCTGGAATGGCTGGTTTCACCCGGTGACCAGGTGGAACGGAACCAGCCCCTCGTGGAGGTTGAAACCACCAAATCCGCTGTTGAACTGCCCAGTCCGCAGGCAGGTAAAGTGGTGCGTATCCACGGCGGGCCCGGTGACAAGATCAATGTCGGCGAGCCCTTGATTGTGTTTGAGGTGCCGGACAACACTGCCGGCATCGTGGGCACGGTCCCGAAGGAAGAGGCACCGAAGCGCCGGGTCCGCCTGAGCGCCGTACTTGATGAGGACTGA
- a CDS encoding alpha/beta fold hydrolase produces MSGRHTGEQHHHTVEGTDPQLYVEVHEPESDAGLRPVLLLHGFSSSTKLNWQDTGWLAALLEAGRRVITVDLPGHGRSGAPEDMDSYSPSRIRADLLQVAFDAGVRPLRDGDPASGLDVIGYSLGSRLAWEFGATQPELVHRLVLGGPNVADPLAAFDLVAAQRYLADGTPIADESTAGLLKMAQGLPSNNIFALLSLVEAIKGEPFDPAEAVPHMPMLLVAGDKDDRAATIPELAELGAKSGALVEQLLIPGRNHSNVITSRAFKQAATEFLGV; encoded by the coding sequence ATGAGCGGCAGGCACACCGGCGAGCAGCACCACCACACCGTGGAGGGCACCGACCCCCAGCTTTACGTGGAGGTGCACGAGCCTGAGTCGGACGCCGGCCTCCGGCCCGTCCTGCTGCTGCACGGATTCTCCTCGTCCACCAAACTGAACTGGCAGGACACCGGCTGGCTGGCCGCCCTGCTGGAGGCCGGCCGCCGCGTCATCACCGTGGACCTGCCCGGCCACGGCCGCAGCGGAGCCCCGGAAGACATGGACTCATACAGCCCCAGCAGGATCCGCGCGGACCTCCTGCAAGTGGCGTTCGACGCCGGCGTCCGTCCTTTGCGGGACGGCGACCCTGCCAGCGGGCTCGATGTGATCGGCTACTCCCTGGGGTCCCGGCTCGCCTGGGAATTCGGCGCCACCCAGCCTGAACTGGTTCACCGGCTGGTGCTCGGCGGCCCCAACGTCGCAGACCCGCTGGCGGCCTTTGACCTGGTGGCGGCGCAGCGCTACCTGGCGGACGGCACGCCCATCGCTGACGAGTCCACCGCCGGCCTGCTGAAGATGGCGCAGGGATTGCCCAGCAACAATATCTTTGCACTGTTGTCGCTGGTGGAAGCGATCAAGGGCGAGCCCTTCGATCCGGCGGAAGCCGTCCCGCACATGCCCATGCTGCTGGTGGCCGGCGACAAGGATGACCGCGCCGCAACCATCCCGGAGCTCGCCGAACTGGGCGCAAAATCAGGGGCGCTCGTGGAGCAGCTGCTGATTCCCGGCCGGAACCACAGCAATGTGATCACCAGCAGGGCGTTCAAGCAGGCGGCAACGGAGTTCCTGGGCGTCTAG
- a CDS encoding MFS transporter, translating into MTATSHVDSEAGPSSKHEERKVLAGTLVGTTIEWYDFFIFAQLTATLLSPLFLAPLNDSNPGLAQILSFALIGISFLFRPLGAIIAGHLGDRLGRKAMLVFTLVMMGAATALIGMLPTYKDIGVWAPILLITLRIIQGFSAGGEWGGAALMAVEHAPRSKRGLFGAYPQIGVPVGMILATGLLYFLNTSMSKEAFGAWGWRVPFLLSIVLIVVGYLIRRAVAESPVFKEMIERKEKAKAPLGQLIKFHKKSVLYSTMIFIGNNAAGYLLIAFFISYATKTLKMPVAEILLATTLASFGWLIFTLVGGWLSDKIGRVKTFLIGYGIVFAWMIPMFALIDTKNIMLYGVALFVLTIGLGLSYGPMSAMYAEMFPANVRYSGISIGYAFGAILGGAFAATIAESLMQTTKWTGSIGIYIMILCVISAVGVLLAGETKGRPLGVSSHH; encoded by the coding sequence ATGACCGCAACTTCACACGTCGATTCAGAGGCGGGTCCCAGCAGCAAGCATGAGGAACGCAAAGTCCTCGCGGGAACGCTGGTCGGCACCACCATCGAGTGGTACGACTTCTTCATCTTCGCCCAGCTGACAGCAACGCTGCTGTCCCCGCTGTTCCTTGCCCCGCTGAACGATTCCAATCCCGGCCTGGCGCAGATCCTGTCCTTCGCGCTGATCGGCATCAGCTTCCTGTTCCGTCCGCTGGGTGCAATCATCGCCGGCCACCTGGGCGACCGCCTGGGCCGCAAAGCCATGCTGGTCTTCACCCTCGTCATGATGGGCGCGGCCACTGCCCTGATCGGTATGCTGCCGACGTATAAGGACATCGGCGTCTGGGCTCCGATCCTCCTGATCACCCTCCGGATCATCCAGGGCTTCTCCGCCGGCGGCGAATGGGGCGGCGCGGCTCTGATGGCCGTTGAGCACGCTCCCAGGAGCAAGCGCGGCCTGTTCGGCGCCTACCCGCAGATCGGCGTTCCCGTCGGCATGATCCTGGCCACCGGGCTCCTGTACTTCCTCAACACCAGCATGTCCAAGGAAGCCTTCGGCGCCTGGGGCTGGCGCGTACCGTTCCTGCTGTCCATCGTGCTGATTGTGGTGGGCTACCTGATCCGCCGCGCGGTGGCCGAAAGCCCGGTCTTCAAGGAAATGATCGAGCGTAAGGAGAAGGCCAAGGCTCCGCTCGGACAGCTGATCAAGTTCCACAAGAAGTCCGTGCTCTACTCCACCATGATCTTCATCGGCAACAACGCGGCGGGCTACCTGCTGATCGCCTTCTTCATCTCCTACGCCACGAAGACGCTGAAGATGCCGGTCGCCGAGATTCTGCTGGCCACCACCCTGGCTTCGTTCGGCTGGCTGATCTTCACGCTCGTGGGCGGCTGGCTCTCCGACAAGATCGGCCGGGTCAAGACCTTCCTTATCGGATACGGCATTGTGTTCGCCTGGATGATCCCGATGTTTGCCCTGATCGACACGAAGAACATCATGCTCTACGGCGTGGCGCTCTTCGTGCTGACCATCGGCCTGGGGCTGTCCTACGGCCCGATGTCCGCCATGTATGCCGAGATGTTCCCGGCCAACGTACGGTACTCGGGCATTTCCATCGGCTACGCGTTCGGTGCGATCCTGGGTGGTGCATTCGCGGCCACCATCGCGGAGTCGCTGATGCAGACTACCAAGTGGACCGGCTCCATCGGCATCTACATCATGATCCTGTGTGTCATTTCCGCGGTCGGTGTACTCCTGGCCGGGGAGACCAAGGGCCGCCCCCTGGGCGTCAGCAGCCACCACTAA